The Pseudomonas sp. S06B 330 genome contains the following window.
GTTAAACGCCTGGGTGGCGTCTTGTCGATGCTGGCTCCTCCCAATGTGAAGATCATGGTAGGTATGGTGTTGCCAAACACAACTTCACCCGACAGCGCGTTCTACACGACCGAGCAGTACGCCGAACTCACCGAAGCCAATAGCGAGTACGGGTGAACGTTAAACACCTGCCAGACGATTCTGTAAGCCTGTATGGGTTCTATACCGGGACAAAACGGGAATGGCAGAAGGTGCCGGTGATTAAGGCCGAGGTCTACAGCGATCAGATGGTCGCGGATTTTGGGGCCAAATCAAAAACTTCAGTTCAAGGTGGAGGAGGCTTACGTCCACGTTGGAAGAGTAAAGACGGCACAATCTACGAATGGGATTTTCAGCATGGTGCCGTTGAAAAATACAATAAACGCGGCAAGCACCTCGGCGAGTTCGATCACGAAACTGGCACGCAAAACAAAGCAGCAGACCCGACAAGGAAAGTAGAACCATGAAGCATGTGATTATGGGAGTTCCTAAAGGTGAGGACTTCGCCTCCTTTGAAAAGGAGATTCCCGTTTCTGTCGCGGACCTTAAAGCGATAATGGGCTGGGAAAAAGACGGTGATTACGTATACGACTACCGACTTACTTCCGAGCAAATTAGCGCTATAGAGCAGCTTTGTTCGCTGGAGCTACCCAGAGATCTGGAGTTGTTTCTAACGTACAACGCCTGATACTTGGTGGTCGCACCCCGTAGCAACGCTCACCACAGACGTCCTGAATATCACGCGTTTTTCCGACTGATTCCAGAGGGACATTGTCTTACCTGGCCAACGTTGTAGCCGCTGCCGCCAGGCTGCGGCTACGGAAGGTCTAAAGCGGACTCAACTCTCGATTCTCAAGGGCATCGAGCAAGGCCTCAACCAGCCCCTTGGCCATCTCCACCGAATGTAATGTCGACCAGAGAAAGCCCTTGGCCGACTCATCGACGCCGTCGAAAGACTTGTAGGCCGTGTCATAAGCGCAACGAAGGTACAGCGAGATATGCACCAGGGCATCATGGGGTGCGATGCCGGGGTTCACGGAAAACAATTGCGGATGACCAGCGTCACAATCACCGAAGGGTTTGTCGAGAGTGGCGTAAAGCGAGGGAGGTGGATCGGGAACGATTTTTTTCATGGCAGCTTCCACATGGGGTTTAGCTGCAACTATTCGTTTCCACACGAATGGTGGCAGCTGTACGCAGGGTGGAAAACCGGGGCATGTGGAAAACCCGGCAGACCCGAGGGTCTCCCGCGCACAGCTGCCATGACGACAGCTTCCACAATGCGTCACTCGGGTTTCCACACCCGATCGCTGAACCGACAGCGACCCACGGAGCCTAGAAGGACTGGCTTCCCGGGGCAAGCATTGGGGGATCGACAGACTGCGTAGGTTATTTCCTAGGACCGAAATTGGCCAGCCAAAAAACCTCGCAGCCGCGATAAGCCAAGGGTTTTACGCGTTGTCTTCGAGCAACGCATGCAGCTCGACAAACTGCTGGGTCAGCTTGTGCCGCGGCTCCAGGTGAATCAGCGGCCGGTTGGCCTCATGCGATTCGCGCATTTTTACCGAGCTGTTGAGGTACACCGGCAACACCGGCAAGCCCTCAGCCAAGAGTTCATCGAGCATCTGCTGGGGCAGGCTGGCCCGGGGCTGAAACTGGTTAACAACGATCCCTTCAACCTGCAGGTCTTCGTTGTGGTCCTCCTTGAGCTCTTCGATCTCAGCCAGCAGACCATACAGCGCCTGGCGAGAGAAGCTGTCGCAGTCGAAGGGGATCAACACACGATCAGCGGCGATCAGCGCGGAAACCGCGTAAAAGTTGAGCGCAGGTGGAGTATCCAGGTAGATCCGGTCGTAGTCTTCGTCCAGCTCATCGAGCAATTTGCGCAGCTTGTTGATCTTGTGTTTGGCCTCAAGCTTGGGCTGCAGGTCAGCCAGCTCGGCGGTGGCGGTCACCACATGTAGGTTGTCGAACGGGGTTTCGTAGATGTCGACCTTGTTCTTCTTGGCAAACGGCCCGGAAGACAGGGTCTGCTTGAAGAAATCGGCAATGCCCATGGGGATATCCTCGCCGGTCAGCCCGGTGAGGTACTGGGTCGAGTTGGCCTGGGCATCCAGGTCGATCAGCAAGGTTCGATAGCCTTCATTGGCACTCACCGCCGCCAGGTTGCAAGCGATGCTCGATTTGCCCACACCACCTTTCTGATTGAACACCACGCGCCGCATGAATAAACCTCCGTGTGTCAGGGAATGACCGAGTATGTCGACGCCGCGCCGGTTTAGCCAGCACCATCCGGCTCTTCGTTACGACCTGCCTGTTCGGCACACAGCAACGCAGCAAAGGCATTGGCCATCGGCGATGACGACTCACGCCGCTGCACCAGCCACACCGCTGTGTCTGCGCCCTCATCCAGCAGCGTGCGGTAAACCACGCCGTCAATGCGCATGCGCTGGAACGAGGCCGGTAACACCGACACCCCCAAGCCTGCCGAGACCAGACCGATGATGGTCATCGCTTCGCTGGCCTCCTGGGCAAAGTGCGGGCTGAAGCCGGCCTGCCGGGCCAGGCTCAGCAATTGTGCGTACAGGCCACTGCCATAACTGCGGGGGAAGAACACGAACGGCTCGTTAGCTAATGACGCCATGTGCAACCCGGCTTCACTGCCTTGAGCCAGTGGATGCGTGGCATTGATCACCGCGACCAAAGGCTCACGGAACAACTCGGTGGCGACTAGGCTATCGGGCAGTGTCAACGGCCGAATCAGGCCGACCTCTATGGTTTCGTCGACCAAGGCATCGGCTACCGCCTGGCTGCTCATTTCACTGAGGTTAAGGTGAACGGCCGCAAAGCGCTGGCGGAAGGTGTAGATGGCCTTGGGGATACTGGAATTGAACGGCGCCGAAGAAGTGAAGCCGATTTTCATCTCGCCCAGCTCACCCAGCTGCGCACGCCGGGCAACGTCGGCGGCCTTGTCGACCTGAGCCAGGACCAGGCGCGCTTCTTCGAGAAACAGCCGCCCCGCTTCACTGAGCTCGACCCGACGATTGGTACGTTCGAACAAACGTGCGCCCAGTTCCTGTTCAAGGGCCTGGATTTGCTGGCTCAGCGGCGGCTGGGAGATCCCCAGATTCTGCGCAGCCCGGCCAAAATGCAGCTCTTGGGCGACGGCAATGAAGTAGCGCAGGTGACGCAATTCCATTGAGCACTCCTATAGGTCGTAAAACCTCTTAAACAGGTCGAACAATATATTGGAAATGATCATTAGCCAGCTATATGCTTTTTTCACTGCCTGCCAGGTTGTGACGCCCGAGGTCACCCGTGAAAACTGCTGTTGCGCCCCACGCCCACGAAATCCCCGCTTTCCCTGTCGACGACCGCACCGCTGTGGCTGAACGCTGGATCGAGAAAGGCACACCAGCTTTCCTGCGCACTGTACTGGCGCTGTTCTGCGGCGGTTTTGCCACGTTTGCCCTGCTCTACTGTGTACAGCCGATGATGCCAATGCTGTCGCAAGAGTTTGCCATCAGCGCGGCGCAAAGCAGCCTGATCCTCTCGGTGTCGACCGGCATGTTGGCTGTCGGACTGCTGATCACCGGGCCGATCTCCGACCGCATCGGGCGCAAGCCGGTGATGGTCTTTGCCTTGTTCTGCGCGGCGCTGTGCACCCTCGTCAGCGCCCTGATGCCAAGCTGGCAGGGCGTGCTGCTGACCCGCGCACTGCTGGGCTTGTCGCTGAGTGGCCTGGCGGCGGTAGCGATGACCTACCTGAGCGAAGAGATCCACCCGCAACACATTGGCCTGGCCATGGGTTTGTATATCGGTGGCAACGCCATTGGCGGAATGAGCGGCCGATTGATCACTGGGGTATTGATCGACTTCGTCAGCTGGCACACGGCGCTGCTGGTGATCGGCAGCCTGGCATTGATCGCCGCCGTGGTGTTCTGGAAGATCCTCCCCGAATCACGCAACTTCCGTCCGCGCTCCCTGCACCCGCGCAGCCTGCTGGAAGGCTTCACGCTGCACTTTCGCGATGCAGGATTGCCTTGGCTGTTCCTCGAAGCCTTCCTGCTGATGGGGGCCTTCGTCACCCTGTTCAACTATATCGGCTATCGCCTGCTGGCCGAGCCCTACCATATGAGCCAGGCCTTGGTCGGTTTGCTCTCAGTAGTGTACTTGTCGGGTATCTACAGCTCGGCACAGATTGGTGCCCTGGCTGACAAGCTGGGGCGGCGCAACGTGTTCTGGGGCACCATCGCGCTGATGTTCGGTGGTTTGCTGATGACGCTATTCAGTCCCCTGCTGCTGGTGATCGTCGGCATGCTGGTATTCACTTTCGGCTTCTTTGGCGCGCATTCGGTAGCCAGCAGCTGGATTGGACGGCGGGCGACCAAGGCCAAGGGTCAGGCATCGTCGCTGTACCTGTTCAGCTATTACGCGGGGTCGAGTGTGGCTGGGACAGCCGGTGGGGTGTTCTGGCATCAGGCAGGGTGGAACGGGATCGGGCTGTTCATTGGCAGTTTGCTGGTGCTGGCGTTGCTCGTGGCGTTGCACCTGAGCAGGTTGCCGGCTAAAGCCTGAACAACAGGGGCCGCTGTGCGGCCCATCGCCGGCAAGGCCAGCGATGGGGCGCTTGGATCAGTTGATCACTTCAATCAGATCAACATCCACTTCACGGCTCATCAGGTGCTTCTCGACTTCACCGGTCAGCTTGACCTTGGTTTTCTCGTTGAAAGGCACTGCCGGCATGTCTTCGTTATCGATTTCGACGGTGATGGTGCCGGTGTTGTCCTTGAACTCGTATTTGTCATCGTTGTTCACTTTCTTGACCACATAACCCTGCAGCACAACTGGGGTGTCGTCAGCGGCATCATTGGCGGCGGCAACCGTGGTCACTGGCTGGGCGCCAGGGCCGGTGTAGCCAGCAGCCAGGGCAGCGGTGCTGAACAGCGGGGCAAGCAACAGAGCAAGGTAACGAGCTTTCATGGTTCAGATCCTGTTTGGGTTTCGATGGACACAGATTACCCAGACAGGCTGAATTGAAACTTAAATAACAAAACGCCCGGCATTAGCCGGGCGTTTTGTTTGCAGCAGCGCTTATTGGTGGTACTGCGCCGACAGTTCATGCACGGCGTTGATGAACGCACCGGCATGTTCCGGATCGACTTCCGGGGTGATGCCATGGCCAAGGTTGAACACATGACCTGTACCGTGGCCGTAGCTGGCCAGGATGCGCCCGACTTCGGCACGGATGGCTTCAGGCTTGGCATACAGTACGGTTGGGTCCATGTTGCCCTGCAGGGCAACCTTGTTGCCGACTCGCTGGCGGGCTTCGCCAATGTCACAGGTCCAGTCCAGGCCTAGGGCGTCAGCACCAGCATCGGCAATGCTTTCCAGCCACAGGCCGCCGTTCTTGGTGAACAGAATCACCGGCACTTTGCGCCCTTCGTGCTCGCGGATCAGACCGCTGACGATCTTGCGCATGTAGGCCAGGGAGAACTCCTGGTAGGCCGCCGCCGACAGGTTGCCGCCCCAGGTGTCGAAGATCTGCACCGCTTGTGCGCCCGCCAGGATCTGACCATTGAGGTAGCTGACGACCGACTGCGCCAGTTTGTCGAGCAGCAGGTGCATGGCCTGTGGGTTGTCGTAGAGCATGGCCTTGGTTTTGCGGAAGTCTTTCGACGAGCCGCCTTCAACCATGTAGGTCGCCAGGGTCCATGGGCTGCCGGAGAAGCCGATCAGCGGTACACGGCCATTGAGTTCGCGACGGATGGTGCTGACCGCGTCCATTACATAGCCCAGGTCTTTCTGCGGATCAGGAATCGGCAGCGCCTCGATATCGGCCAGGGTGCTGATGACCTTCTTGAACCGCGGGCCTTCGCCGGTCTCGAAGTACAGGCCCTGCCCCATGGCATCAGGAATGGTCAGAATGTCGGAGAACAGGATCGCGGCGTCCAGCGGGTAGCGGTCCAGCGGCTGCAGGGTGACCTCGCAGGCAAACTGCGGGTTCATGCACAGGCTCATGAAGTCCCCGGCCTTAGCGCGGCTGGCGCGGTACTCCGGCAGATAGCGGCCGGCCTGGCGCATCATCCACACTGGGGTAACGTCTACGGGTTGCTTGAGCAGGGCGCGCAGAAAACGATCGTTCTTCAAGGCAGTCATGTCGGCATCCGGAAAAAAAGTGCGGGCATTTTCTCAGACACCAACGGAAAAGGCACGGTAAGTACCGTGCCTTTTGTCTATCGACCTGCGGTAGGTCAATAGATTTTGTTGAAAGCATCGCCGGCAAGGCCGGCTCCCATAGGTCTTATATGCGCCTAAGACCTTATGGGAGCCAGCCTTGCCGGCGATGAGGCCGGTCAGACCTCCAGATAATCCAGTATGCCTTCAGCCGCATTACGCCCTTCAAAGATCGCCGTCACCACCAGGTCAGAACCGCGGACCATGTCGCCACCGGCGAAGATCTTCGGGTTACTGGTCTGGTGCTTGAAGGTGTTCTTCTCCGGCGCAACGACGCGGCCCTGGCTGTCGGTCTGGATGCTGAACTGCTCGAACCATGGCGCCGGGCTTGGGCGGAAACCGAAGGCGATGACCACGGCATCAGCCGGGATGATCTCTTCAGAACCCGGAATCGGCTCAGGACTACGACGGCCACGGGCATCCGGCTCGCCCAGACGGGTCTCGACCACCTTAACGCCTTCGACCTTGTCTTCACCGACAATCGCGATCGGCTGGCGGTTGTAGAGGAACTTCACGCCTTCTTCCTTGGCGTTCTTCACCTCTTTGCGCGAGCCCGGCATGTTCGCTTCGTCACGACGGTAGGCACAGGTCACTGCCTTGGCACCCTGACGGATGGAGGTGCGGTTGCAGTCCATCGCCGTGTCGCCGCCGCCAAGCACCACGACCTTCTTGCCCTTCATGTCGACGAAATCTTCCGGCGACTTTTCAAAGCCCAGGTTGCGGTTGACGTTGGCCACCAGAAAATCCAGGGCATCGTGCACGCCCGGCAGATCTTCACCGGGGAAGCCGCCCTTCATGTAGGTGTAGGTACCCATGCCCATGAACACTGCATCGTACTCTTCGAGCAGTTGTTCCATGCTGATGTCCTTGCCCACCTCGGTGTTGAGGCGGAACTCGATCCCCATGCCAGTGAAGACTTCGCGACGATTGCTCAGCACGGTCTTTTCCAGCTTGAACTCTGGAATACCGAAGGTCAGCAGGCCGCCGATTTCCGGGTTGCGGTCGAACACCACCGGGGTCACACCGCCACGTACCAGCACATCGGCACACCCCAGACCGGCCGGGCCAGCACCGATAATGGCAACCCGTTTGCCGGTTGGTTTGACCTTGGACATGTCCGGGCGCCAGCCCATGGCGAAGGCGGTGTCAGTGATGTACTTCTCCACCGAACCGATAGTCACCGCACCAAAACCGTCGTTGAGGGTGCAAGCACCCTCGCACAGGCGATCCTGTGGGCACACCCGGCCGCAGACTTCCGGCAGGGTGTTGGTCTGGTGCGATAGCTCCGCCGCAGCGAGGATGTTGCCTTCGGAAACCAGCTTCAACCAGTTGGGGATGAAGTTGTGCACCGGGCACTTCCACTCGCAGTACGGGTTACCACAACCCAGGCAGCGGTGGGCCTGCTCGGCCGACTGCTGGGGTTTGAAGGGTTCGTAGATTTCCACGAACTCTTTCTTGCGTTGACGCAACAGTTTCTTCTTCGGATCCTTGCGCCCGACCTCGATGAACTGGAAGTCATTACTCAGACGTTCAGCCATGTTCAAAACCTCATCAAACTCTTCAGGCGCATATCACTGCGGGTTGGCACGGGTGCTGGACAACAGGTTCTTCAGGTTTGCCGCCTTCGGCTTGACCAGCCAGAAGCGACGCACGTAGTCGTCCAGGTTTTCCCAGAGCTCACGGCCCCATTCGCTACCGGTTTCTTCAACGTACTCGCCCAGAACGCGCGACAGGTGGCTACGGTACGCCTCCATCGCTTCGCCGCTGATGCGCTGGATTTCCACCAGTTCATGGTTGAGCTTGTCAACGAAGCTGTTGTCCATGTCCAGCACGTAAGCGAAACCGCCGGTCATGCCAGAGCCGAAGTTGTAACCTGTCTTGCCCAGTACGCAGACAAAACCACCGGTCATGTATTCACAGCAGTGATCGCCTGTGCCCTCGACAATCGCGTGGGCACCAGAGTTACGTACAGCAAAGCGCTCGCCCGCAGTACCCGCGGCGAACAGCTTGCCGCCAGTGGCGCCATACAAGCAGGTATTGCCGACAATGGCGCTGTGCTGGGTAGCAAACGGGCTGCCCGCAGGCGGCACGATTACCAGCTTGCCACCGGTCATGCCTTTGCCGACGTAGTCGTTGGCATCACCTTCGAGGTACATGTTCAGGCCACCGGCGTTCCACACGCCGAAGCTCTGGCCAGCGGTACCCTTGAAGCGGAAGGTAATTGGCGCCTTGGCCATGCCTTGGTTGCCGTGCAGACGAGCGATTTCGCCGGAAATCCGCGCGCCGATGGAACGGTCGCAGTTGCAGATATCCAGATCAAACTCGGCACCGGACATATCTCGAATGGCTGGCAGCGCCATGTCGACCATCTTCTCGGCCAGCACACCCTTGTCGAACGGCGGGTTGCGGTCAACTTCACAGAACTGTGGCTTGTCTGCCGGCACGTGCGGGCTGCCCAGCAGCGGGCTGAGGTCGAGGTGCTTTTGCTTCTCGGTTTCGCCAGGGAGCATTTCCAGCAGATCAGTACGCCCGATCAGCTCGCCGAGGCTACGTACACCGAGCTTGGCCAGCCATTCACGGGTCTCTTCAGCGACGTAAGTGAAGAAGTTCACCACCATGTCGACGGTGCCGATGTAGTGGTCCTTGCGCAGCTTGTCGTTCTGCGTGGCAACACCGGTGGCGCAGTTGTTCAGGTGGCAGATGCGCAGGTATTTGCAGCCCAACGCAATCATCGGTGCGGTGCCGAAGCCGAAGCTCTCGGCACCGAGGATGGCTGCCTTGATAACGTCCAGGCCGGTTTTCAGGCCACCGTCGGTCTGCACCCGCACCTTGCCGCGCAGGTCGTTGCCACGCAGGGTCTGGTGGGTTTCAGCCAAGCCCAGTTCCCACGGCGCACCGGCGTACTTGATCGAGGTCAGCGGCGAAGCGCCGGTACCACCGTCGTAGCCAGAGATGGTGATCAGGTCAGCGTAGGCCTTGGCCACACCAGCGGCGATGGTACCAACGCCCGCTTCTGCCACCAGCTTGACCGAAACCAGCGCCTGCGGGTTGACCTGCTTGAGGTCGAAAATCAGCTGCGACAGGTCTTCGATCGAGTAGATGTCATGGTGCGGCGGTGGCGAGATCAGGGTCACACCCGGCACGGCATAACGCAGCTTGGCGATCAGGCCGTTGACCTTGCCACCAGGCAGCTGACCACCTTCACCCGGCTTGGCACCTTGGGCCACCTTGATCTGCAGCACTTCAGCGTTGACCAGGTATTCCGGAGTGACCCCGAAACGGCCGGTGGCCACTTGTTTGATTTTGGAGCTACGGATGGTGCCGTAGCGCGCTGGGTCTTCGCCGCCCTCACCAGAGTTGGAGCGCGCACCCAGGCGGTTCATCGCCTCGGCCAAGGCTTCATGGGCTTCCGGAGACAGTGCACCCAGGGAGATACCGGCAGAGTCGAAGCGCTTGAGGATCGCTTCCAGCGGCTCGACTTCTTCCAGAGTCAGCGGCTGCTCGGCGACTTTGACCTTGAGCAGGTCGCGGATCATCGAGACCGGACGGGTGTCGACCAGCGCGGTGTATTCCTTGAATTTGGCGTAGTCGCCCTGCTGCACAGCAGCCTGCAGAGTGTTAACCACATCCGGGTTGTAGGCGTGGTATTCACCGCCATGCACGAACTTGAGCAGGCCACCCTGCTGGATCGGCTTGCGCGGGCTCCAGGCTTCGGCGGCGAGCAGTTTCTGCTCGTTCTCGATGTCGACAAAACGCGCGCCCTTGAGGCGGCTGGCCACACCACGGAAACTCAGGCCAACCACTTCCTCGGACAAGCCGACGGCTTCGAACAGCTGCGCACCACGGTAGGAACCAATGGTCGAGATACCCATCTTCGAGAGGATCTTCAGCAAGCCCTTGGAGATGCCTTTACGGTAGTACTTGAACACCTCGTCGAGGTCGCCCAGTACTTCACCGGTACGGATCAGGTCAGCCAGCACTTCGTAGGCCAGGTACGGGTAGACCGCCGAGGCACCGAAGCCGATCAGCACTGCATAGTGGTGCGGGTCGCGGGCCGTGGCCGTCTCTACCAGGATGTTGCTGTCGCAACGCAGGCCCAACTCGGTCAGGCGGTGATGCACTGCACCCACGGCCAGGGAGGCGTGTGCCGGCAGCTTGCCTGGGGCAATGTGACGGTCGCTGAGCACCAACTGAGTCTTGCCACTGCGCACGGCTTCTTCAGCCTGGTCGGCGATGTTGCGCACGGCCGCTTCAAGGCCAATGCTCTGCTCGTAGTTGAGATCGATCACCTGGCGTTCGAAGCCCGGGCGGTCGAGGTTCATCAGCGAACGCCACTTGGCTGGCGAGATCACCGGCGAGCTGAGGATCACTCGCGAGGCGTGCTCAGGGGATTCCTGGAAAATGTTGCGCTCGGCACCCAGGCAGATCTCCAGCGACATCACGATCGCTTCGCGCAGCGGGTCGATCGGCGGGTTGGTAACCTGCGCGAACTGCTGGCGGAAGTAGTCGTAGGTGGAGCGTACGCGCTGCGACAGGATCGCCATCGGCGTGTCATCGCCCATCGAGCCCACAGCTTCCTGGCCTTGCTCACCCAGCGGGCGCAGCACCTGGTCACGCTCTTCGAAGGTGACCTGGAACATCTTCATGTATTGCTTGAGCTGGTCGCTGTCGTAGCTGGCCACGCCTTGATCATCGCTCAAGTCGGCCTGGATACGCAGGGCGTTCTGGCGCAACCAGCGCTTGTACGGGTGGCGCGACTTGAGGCGGTTGTCGATGGCATCGGTGTCGAGGATCTGACCGGTTTCGGTGTCCACGGCAAAGATCTGGCCTGGGCCGACCCGGCCCTTGGCGATGACGTCTTCAGGCTTGTAGTCCCACACGCCGATTTCCGACGCCAGGGTGATATAGCCGTTCTTGGTGGTGACCCAGCGCGCCGGACGCAGACCGTTACGGTCAAGCAGGCAGACCGCGTGACGACCCTCAGTCAGTACTACGCCGGCAGGGCCGTCCCACGCTTCCATGTGCATGGAGTTGTATTCGTAGAAGGCACGCAGGTCGGCGTCCATGGTCTCGACGTTCTGCCACGCAGGCGGAATGATCATGCGCACGCCGCGGAACAGGTCGATGCCACCGGTAACCATCAGCTCGAGCATGTTGTCCATGCTCGAGGAGTCGGAACCAACACGGTTAACCAGCGGGCCGAGCTCTTCCAGGTCCGGAATCAGGTCGTTGGCGAACTTGGTACGGCGGGCCTGGGCCCAGTTGCGGTTACCGGTAATGGTGTTGATCTCGCCGTTGTGGGCGAGAAAGCGGAAGGGCTGCGCCAGCGGCCATTTCGGCAGGGTGTTGGTGGAGAAACGCTGGTGGAACACGCAAATAGCGGTCTGCAGGCGCTCATCACCGAGGTCTGGATAGAAGGCGACGAGGTCCGCCGGCATCATCAGGCCTTTGTAGATGATGGTTTTGTGCGAAAAGCTGCAGATGTAGTGGTCGGTGTCGGCGGCGTTGGCCACGGACGAGCGACGACGGGCGCTGAACAGCTTGATGGCGAATTCCTGATCGCTCAGGCCTGCACCGCCAACGAACACCTGCTCGATCTGTGGCAGGCGCTCCAGGGCCAAACGGCCGAGGACGCTGGTGTCGATCGGCACCTTGCGCCAGCCCACCAGTTGCAGGCCAGCCGCGAGG
Protein-coding sequences here:
- a CDS encoding colicin E3/pyocin S6 family cytotoxin, producing MNVKHLPDDSVSLYGFYTGTKREWQKVPVIKAEVYSDQMVADFGAKSKTSVQGGGGLRPRWKSKDGTIYEWDFQHGAVEKYNKRGKHLGEFDHETGTQNKAADPTRKVEP
- a CDS encoding DUF7683 domain-containing protein gives rise to the protein MKHVIMGVPKGEDFASFEKEIPVSVADLKAIMGWEKDGDYVYDYRLTSEQISAIEQLCSLELPRDLELFLTYNA
- a CDS encoding DUF3077 domain-containing protein, which translates into the protein MKKIVPDPPPSLYATLDKPFGDCDAGHPQLFSVNPGIAPHDALVHISLYLRCAYDTAYKSFDGVDESAKGFLWSTLHSVEMAKGLVEALLDALENRELSPL
- a CDS encoding ParA family protein — encoded protein: MRRVVFNQKGGVGKSSIACNLAAVSANEGYRTLLIDLDAQANSTQYLTGLTGEDIPMGIADFFKQTLSSGPFAKKNKVDIYETPFDNLHVVTATAELADLQPKLEAKHKINKLRKLLDELDEDYDRIYLDTPPALNFYAVSALIAADRVLIPFDCDSFSRQALYGLLAEIEELKEDHNEDLQVEGIVVNQFQPRASLPQQMLDELLAEGLPVLPVYLNSSVKMRESHEANRPLIHLEPRHKLTQQFVELHALLEDNA
- a CDS encoding LysR family transcriptional regulator, whose product is MELRHLRYFIAVAQELHFGRAAQNLGISQPPLSQQIQALEQELGARLFERTNRRVELSEAGRLFLEEARLVLAQVDKAADVARRAQLGELGEMKIGFTSSAPFNSSIPKAIYTFRQRFAAVHLNLSEMSSQAVADALVDETIEVGLIRPLTLPDSLVATELFREPLVAVINATHPLAQGSEAGLHMASLANEPFVFFPRSYGSGLYAQLLSLARQAGFSPHFAQEASEAMTIIGLVSAGLGVSVLPASFQRMRIDGVVYRTLLDEGADTAVWLVQRRESSSPMANAFAALLCAEQAGRNEEPDGAG
- a CDS encoding MFS transporter, which translates into the protein MKTAVAPHAHEIPAFPVDDRTAVAERWIEKGTPAFLRTVLALFCGGFATFALLYCVQPMMPMLSQEFAISAAQSSLILSVSTGMLAVGLLITGPISDRIGRKPVMVFALFCAALCTLVSALMPSWQGVLLTRALLGLSLSGLAAVAMTYLSEEIHPQHIGLAMGLYIGGNAIGGMSGRLITGVLIDFVSWHTALLVIGSLALIAAVVFWKILPESRNFRPRSLHPRSLLEGFTLHFRDAGLPWLFLEAFLLMGAFVTLFNYIGYRLLAEPYHMSQALVGLLSVVYLSGIYSSAQIGALADKLGRRNVFWGTIALMFGGLLMTLFSPLLLVIVGMLVFTFGFFGAHSVASSWIGRRATKAKGQASSLYLFSYYAGSSVAGTAGGVFWHQAGWNGIGLFIGSLLVLALLVALHLSRLPAKA
- a CDS encoding YgiW/YdeI family stress tolerance OB fold protein, coding for MKARYLALLLAPLFSTAALAAGYTGPGAQPVTTVAAANDAADDTPVVLQGYVVKKVNNDDKYEFKDNTGTITVEIDNEDMPAVPFNEKTKVKLTGEVEKHLMSREVDVDLIEVIN
- the hemE gene encoding uroporphyrinogen decarboxylase — encoded protein: MTALKNDRFLRALLKQPVDVTPVWMMRQAGRYLPEYRASRAKAGDFMSLCMNPQFACEVTLQPLDRYPLDAAILFSDILTIPDAMGQGLYFETGEGPRFKKVISTLADIEALPIPDPQKDLGYVMDAVSTIRRELNGRVPLIGFSGSPWTLATYMVEGGSSKDFRKTKAMLYDNPQAMHLLLDKLAQSVVSYLNGQILAGAQAVQIFDTWGGNLSAAAYQEFSLAYMRKIVSGLIREHEGRKVPVILFTKNGGLWLESIADAGADALGLDWTCDIGEARQRVGNKVALQGNMDPTVLYAKPEAIRAEVGRILASYGHGTGHVFNLGHGITPEVDPEHAGAFINAVHELSAQYHQ
- a CDS encoding FAD-dependent oxidoreductase translates to MAERLSNDFQFIEVGRKDPKKKLLRQRKKEFVEIYEPFKPQQSAEQAHRCLGCGNPYCEWKCPVHNFIPNWLKLVSEGNILAAAELSHQTNTLPEVCGRVCPQDRLCEGACTLNDGFGAVTIGSVEKYITDTAFAMGWRPDMSKVKPTGKRVAIIGAGPAGLGCADVLVRGGVTPVVFDRNPEIGGLLTFGIPEFKLEKTVLSNRREVFTGMGIEFRLNTEVGKDISMEQLLEEYDAVFMGMGTYTYMKGGFPGEDLPGVHDALDFLVANVNRNLGFEKSPEDFVDMKGKKVVVLGGGDTAMDCNRTSIRQGAKAVTCAYRRDEANMPGSRKEVKNAKEEGVKFLYNRQPIAIVGEDKVEGVKVVETRLGEPDARGRRSPEPIPGSEEIIPADAVVIAFGFRPSPAPWFEQFSIQTDSQGRVVAPEKNTFKHQTSNPKIFAGGDMVRGSDLVVTAIFEGRNAAEGILDYLEV